The sequence actacatagtatgtccttattatctgaaaaggtttcgtgaaattctgttgtgtggtttgagaggagttgagatgacaaactgttgcagtagtacattaaagtaaataagttcaaaggggcgtaactcctcgaaaaaaaattgaatcgcaatttcccgtcgatatgcacaactacatagtatgtccttattatctgaaaaggtttcgtgaaattctgttgtgtggtttgagaggagttgcaatgacaagaaacaggactgacggacggactgacgggtcaaaaacattataccctcggcaactcgttgcgtggggtataattaaatattgtcaaatcctactattttatgtttacaaaaaaaaattataattgctcgcctttacttttcaagctttacctaaaaaattgtaaaataaatatttttttattaaaattttcaaatcgcttgCTCGCCCCAAtatttggagtccaaaaatccgtagaacaagaaattaaattggtgtggaataataacaaaataattaaatttacatAATGTTGTACTACAAATTATTGGTAGAAGATgataatcattttattttatcctaAGAGTGCTTATTTATTACTGCAAAACAGATAAACATTTCCACAGTCTTCCACTTCACTaaatcactcattgattaatttaccagagttaaaaaaacatgtggCGAATACATGCATCAACTCTCAAAACTGGATGTGATGTTGTATTTATGCAAGATCAATAATAATTCCTTTTCAATGTTAACActgattcaaacattttttgattcaaaattttttgattgagttaagtctgccaattgatattttatcgtgtgtttttctatgttgtgatgttatgctattgtttcagaaaaagggagaaggtttggatccattaaaacgtttaatcccgctgcaaatgtttgcacctgtcctaagtcaggaatctgatgtacagtagttgtcgtttgtttatgtattatatacatgtttctcatttctcgttttgtttatatagattagaccgttggttttcccgtttgaatggttttacactagtaattttggggccctttatagcttgttgttcagtgtgagccaaggctctgtgttgaaggctgtactttaacctataatggtttactactaaatagttatttggatggagagttgtctcactggcactcacaccacatcttcctatatctatttgataAAAGTCAACTTCTGATAAAACTTTCAACATTGGTCctattgaaatttgtttattttgtgtgttttcgacatataaaaacaggaaattgacaataataataataataataataattctttatttaaagagggttacACAGTTGGCCATAAAGCTtatcttccctgaggccctctgacaatattgtacatgtattttttttaactaaacaaatataaaaaagaagatgtggtatgattgcccatgagacaactatccacaaaagaccaaaatgacacaaaatgacacaaacattaacaattataggtcaccgtacggccttcaacaatgagcaaagcccataccgcatatagtcagctataaaaggcccccaaAACATATTAACAAGAAGAACAGATCACTCTTTCAAATGCATATCTAATTGCCAAATACAATTTACTAACTTACGGAATAAAGAAATTTTTGAACACATTGAGCATGTTGAGAACTATTTCTGCATCTAAGAACTGACCAAACAGCTTTGGATAGTCAACTGGATTAATTTTCTAAAacgaaaaataccaaatgaataaaatttatctGATCAATGGTTCAATATGTACCTAGTGTAAAACATAATGTAACCGACAGCAGCATAAATGTATCTTATATTAGAAAATTTTCAGATTGCATAGAATGATTTGATATTTAtgatcaatatatttttattagatgataatcttgatatatatatatcggacgtggacttctcttgaacagttttactgtgcatattgctgtgtgtattttttaatattctacATTAGTTAGAGGTATGTTGAGATTTAACAATACATGATTAACCCTGCTAACATTTTTTTGACTCACTCACCAAAAAGGTTCGCACTGCGGCTCACAACTGATGTTTTATATGAATGTGTACAGAACCAGATAATCTATATATGTcagaatataataaaatagaaagaatcaaatatgcttactttaatatatacataGAATGACCTCAGATCTCTCTTTAGTTCTTTATAATCCGTCTGAAACTGAAATGATGATTGAGGTACAGGCATACTTCTAGGTGACACTGATTTTGATTCCTTAGGAATACTCTTGGTTACATCTTTCAAGTCTAATTTAATACTGCTTTCCTCACTTAAAGTTTTCACACTTTCTTTAATATTTGTAGAAGTTTTGTCACTTTTTCTATGATTTTCAGTACTTTTTAAGGAACCAGTACTACTTGtaaatttctcaaacatttTATTGTCTTGTGAAGTTATTTGCTTTTTAGCCTCACTTTGGGATTTTTCTACTTCCTCAATTGCAGCACGTCTATGTGTGTCATCTTCGCCTCCGATTTCCTCTATCTGTATTCTAACTAAAGGTTTCTGTAAAATCAAACATCAAATATTAAAGGTAGATTAGGTGTGGCTGTCTTTTTCTTTGCATCCCTTCTGGACATGTTGCAAAAATACTTTTaggtttaaaaataatttaccaaGTTTCATGCAATATTCAACATGTGAATAACAAACACATCTAAAACATTACAATTTCAGATTAAACTATCAAAAAAAAGatgtgtatttaaaattttcagaaaaaaatatcattttaaaatcaagGGCAAATAATTGTATTGAAGACAATTTGTTTTTCagaatttttcaagaaaattaaGTGCATGACccaaaatttttatttgatattttcgatgttttatgaaatataattcTTTCATTAAATTGCAGCAaaagcaaatatattttctttataaaaaaagcaCTTTGAACAATTAAACAGAAGTCTGTAAATTGTTCGGCAGGAAATATTCATTTACAACAATTAAAGTACTCTagttaagaatatttttatcCTCTACCTCATAATAGATAGGCACttataaagtcaaataaaaatacaaataatctaatatttttttttcttttcttctacaaaagaagggccaaataagatttttttaatgctTGCTACTATATCAGAAGATTGTCTTTTAAAACAGGTTCTTTCTTATTCATCAAGCTAAATCTCATTATCTACACTTGATATTTtacctttgatttttgatcTGAAGGTTTTGTGATTGGTTGTACTAATCCTTCATCAGGAGACTTTGACATATCTTTTTGTTCTACCATTTTATCTTTTGTTAActccttgaaaaaaaaaaatattatctaattaaaatacatgtataaccaactttttttaattcaaaacataataCCTCTGAAATGAATATGTTCAAACTAACAATATCAATGCAACTTGCATGATTTCATGAAACCTAAGTTATGCTAGAGTTGAGAACATCAAATCTATAGACCATGCAGATGGAAATGCCTGGTTATGCATTCTTATATTGTTGATCCATACTAGAATCTATAACAGTACATTGCTCATCTGGCTATTTTGCATGAACTGATACATTTcaacacatacatacatataaatatatatactgtcTATAAACATCAGCAGCTCTTATACTTTTTACTGTTTGCATTGGATTGTCAATTCTAAATAATCAAgaaactttttaatttactggttaatagtatatttatttgactcttatgtatgtatataaaatatttttgtaacataCCTTTTCAATTCTTTCTAATTCTTTCTGTGCTGTTTTATTTTGAGGTTCTAATCTTAAAGCTTTCTCAAATGCATCTTTTGCAGTGTCAAGTTTCTTCAGTTCAAACCTTGCTGCACCAAGTCGCAAGTAAGCCTTGACATACAAAGGGTCAAGACTTAAAGCTTGCAGACAATCAGCTTCAGCAGCTCCATATCTGGTCAAAATAAGTTCAAGTTTAAATAATTACTGCTTTATCCTTGAgaacagaaattaaaataaaagatactAAAAGCATTCTAGTCataaaagttgtctcattggcacttacaccacatcttcctacatctaGTCAATTAAGGTAACTAGTCGGAAATAAAGGGCAATGAATCTGGTCACAACAcatgaaaatgattattttgtacatttgtgaTATAAGAAAGTGGCAAATCCATACTTAGTAGCTGGTCCTCTCATCTTAACTGCATGAAAGTTCAGGGAAAAGACTCCTCAaagtaatatttgtttataagatttttcaaattttgtaatctgtccaaattactatattttttaatggcAATAATTGTGATATAAATAgtcatacaaaatatttttttctttgacacatcaaaatcaaaatcatgaaGTTACTAAATAATTATGCATTAATTAAGATGTAACATCAGTTTGGtcaaatttttcataattttacacTGCTTTCAGCAAAGATAACTATATATGGCCCCAACACATGATCCATAAAATTGTTGTTTCTAGCTATAGGGAGTCATACTAAATCTTTCCCCTTTTTGGTTACAGAACATTTAGAATAGGAGCCAAGGTTTTTCTGTAGCTTTTAGACCCATATAATAGACAAAATCTTTGTGTTAAAATAATCATTCAGGTTAATCTATATGCTTTTTTTTGATAGTCCTAGTTTGGTCTCCAAAAGAAGACAAATTGCAAGTTTATAAATTAAGctatatattgatattatattgGTGTTTTGGGAGGCGACTTTCCTGATATGGAACTTAAAATTAAGCTATAATTCAGACAggtgattttataatttttcttcataaattccaattttaaaatctcttaagagcttatgtttgttattgtattgcctATGGAgactctaaataaagctttatgTCTGGATGTTTATGAACCTCAGGAACTGCCAGTAACCTCATAAACTGATACCACTGTTTTTCTCccattatctccccttaaagaTATGGGATACAGGAGGGTTGCCAActattccatttttttaaaagttgaagtggttatatttgttaatagtCTCAGGGAAATTTAGAGCATGATTTCTAGGATAGACAGTTTAACTACATGTTGCATCTAGATATATTTTGGGGTTTTTTGTCATTAGGTCGCTGTCTCACTGATAATTACCATCTTCCTTTTAGTGACGAGGACTTACTTTTCTTGTTTCAGTAAGGCCATAGCTCTGTTTGCTGGCATTATCGCATTAGTAGGATCCAGTTCAATAGCCTTTGTATAAGCTTCAATTGCTAGTGCATAATCTTGTCTCTTGAAGTTATCATTTCcctaaaatacaaattataaagttAAGCAAGTTGAACCAGCAGAGAATATAAATATCATGAGTGTAATCAAATATGGTTTGTacttttaacattgttttctgTTATATGTTATGGCTATAGCCAattgttttcattaaatattgaatgtttctttttgtaatctTAAAGGGGTATACATTGTACTAGTAAGGACCAATGAGAATAAATTCTCAAGACAAGGAAATGCTTCATATCACAAATATGTGTTTAGTCAATACTTCTACAACCttacaaaagaacaaaatatacatatttcattcttataattacatttaagCCAAAATCAGGAAGTCATTAGTTAAATCaagattttctattttttttcatcaaaatattacACTGTTTGTTGTCACAGAGAGCATGTAGAAGATTTTGCATTGTATTGGGACATAAAACATCACTTTAGAACACTTTGTGATTGCTGCTTTCCAAACAACATGATAGAATCCTTATGAAATATCTTTATAATGTAAGATAATAAATCTTAAATAAtggtaatatattataaaagaacaaaataaagttgcttgcttttcttttcgattaacaaaaattttgaacagTGTAGTGTGGTgtaaatagatttaaaattttataagttttccTAAAATTTACAGTGAGAAAAATTTCTTTCAGAAATATTTATGCAgtagttaaatatttgttatctcCAACTTGTTCACCATCTGTTTGCATGTTCTATACATTTGACCATCgatgataataaaatacaagaggctctcaagagcctgaatcgctcaccttaatttttttggttaaatctctcatcaatgattattttggcctttgaatttatttaaatgttctttgaattgtcctattttcttcaaaagcaaaaaaaaataataattttctcctatgttctattttagccataggagctatgtttcttgacatacaaggaaataaaatataaaatttatactagatactctgaaactcatttagcctaagtttggctaaaattgatacagcagtttcaaaggagaagattttttaaagtaagtcaacatgcaaatgacatgatgaacaaattgtgaaaaaagtctttaaagggcaataactcctttttgtcaaattgacttatttgtagatcttactttgctttacatttttgctattaacagtttatctgtatctataatcatattcaagataataaccaaaaactgcaaaatttctttaaatcatcaattcaggggc is a genomic window of Mytilus trossulus isolate FHL-02 chromosome 1, PNRI_Mtr1.1.1.hap1, whole genome shotgun sequence containing:
- the LOC134690891 gene encoding RNA polymerase II-associated protein 3-like; translated protein: MASTDHEMKMFNLQQQVRQNQGELEEYLKDMNNWEEEVKKKESDVLKQKPNKVMDVPPVRNCMFKKKKKKVKKSKDEPGKPSRISGYDYRKWDKFNVDKELEKIGDKEKSESSEYETDEEWEMERKKQMANLEKEKGNDNFKRQDYALAIEAYTKAIELDPTNAIMPANRAMALLKQEKYGAAEADCLQALSLDPLYVKAYLRLGAARFELKKLDTAKDAFEKALRLEPQNKTAQKELERIEKELTKDKMVEQKDMSKSPDEGLVQPITKPSDQKSKKPLVRIQIEEIGGEDDTHRRAAIEEVEKSQSEAKKQITSQDNKMFEKFTSSTGSLKSTENHRKSDKTSTNIKESVKTLSEESSIKLDLKDVTKSIPKESKSVSPRSMPVPQSSFQFQTDYKELKRDLRSFYVYIKKINPVDYPKLFGQFLDAEIVLNMLNVFKNFFIPAEEDFYTCMCQLAKVQRFNMTVMFFSKKDKSVISELIGHLQKTEKVTSTEIQKLKKIYEIS